Proteins found in one Deltaproteobacteria bacterium CG11_big_fil_rev_8_21_14_0_20_42_23 genomic segment:
- a CDS encoding GTP cyclohydrolase → MFIAMLTYTKPIEEIDQHLAEHRAFLDVHYKSGALICSGPMNPRDGGVIFSAVKTKAEFEKMLADDPFQKHHLATYKIIEFVPVKYAEGFEKWI, encoded by the coding sequence ATGTTCATTGCAATGCTTACCTATACAAAACCCATCGAAGAAATTGATCAGCACTTAGCAGAACATCGTGCTTTTTTGGATGTTCATTACAAATCTGGCGCGCTCATTTGCTCTGGGCCCATGAATCCAAGAGACGGTGGAGTTATTTTTTCTGCTGTGAAGACGAAAGCTGAGTTTGAAAAAATGCTCGCCGATGATCCTTTTCAGAAACATCACTTGGCCACCTATAAGATTATTGAATTTGTTCCAGTGAAATATGCAGAAGGTTTTGAAAAGTGGATTTAG